TAATTTCACTATAGCACGCCTTCGATTGATGTCAAGGATGATGCCGAAGACGATGATGCCGAAGACGCGCCGCGACAGCGCGGAATCCCGGGGAGAAGCGATTTTCACGATCCGGGTTGAGACTCGAAAACACCGATTACGCATGGTATGCTATAGAAAAAAGAAGGGCAAGGAGACAGTATGGGACAGATCGCGCTCGAATGGGTCGGTGAAGACAGCAGGTTGTTCATCGGACGGGACGGCCATGGGCATACGGTTGTGGCCGGATCCTGGCCGAAGAAAGACGACGCGGAGTGGCAGGAATGGAAGGGGCTCAAGCCCTCGGACCTGCTCGTCATCAGCCTCTGCGCGTGTTCATGTTACGACGTAGTCGAAATCCTCAAGAAACAGCGCCAGGACCTGACCGGACTGCGCATCACTGCCGATGCCAAGCAGGCCCCGGAGCCGCCCTGGCAGTTCACCGAGATTCACCTCAATTATGTGGTCAAGGGACGGAACCTGTTGCGCGCGAAAGTCGATAAGGCGATTGAGCTGTCGCAGAATAAGTACTGCTCCGTGGCTGCCACGATAAAAGGCGTAACGAAGATTACTCACAGCCTTGATCTAAAGAGCGAATAGCTTGCAGCGCCGGTATCTTTATGAGCGCTCGAAACAATGATTCGCTGACAGGCCTTCGCACGGGGAAGCAATG
This is a stretch of genomic DNA from Thermodesulfovibrionales bacterium. It encodes these proteins:
- a CDS encoding OsmC family protein, with amino-acid sequence MGQIALEWVGEDSRLFIGRDGHGHTVVAGSWPKKDDAEWQEWKGLKPSDLLVISLCACSCYDVVEILKKQRQDLTGLRITADAKQAPEPPWQFTEIHLNYVVKGRNLLRAKVDKAIELSQNKYCSVAATIKGVTKITHSLDLKSE